Genomic window (Sparus aurata chromosome 19, fSpaAur1.1, whole genome shotgun sequence):
GATGCATGGGCAGAATGTAATATACTATTCATATTTATGAATAGTAATTAAagtataattgttttttttttagcgtaTAATcccctgaaactaagaatctaGGTATTGTTACCCAAGaaccagccttttttttttaatctacagTGGGAACCACAACGGACTTCTACCAGTCCACCTCACAACTAGATCTTACACTCTGGTCctatttgtgttttcatgcttCTTGAGAGACATTTAATGAGCTGATGTACAATGTGAAATCTccaaaagggggggggggcacaggaacacaggaggggAGAAGACCACcgggaacacaggtgagcaggaaatACAAAGTGACAGCAAGACATAAGAGGATATAACTACAGAatgaaaccaaaccaaaaacacaaaccatgACAGCTTGGTGGTGAAAAGCAAAATGTTGTTTGGGTAAACTTTCAACAAAATCTGTCTCAGCCACCACAGGAGAATGTATTCTTCTCTTATGAAACAGTCTTTGGCTGGGACTCAAATCAGGGATACTTTAAACCACACACTCAACCAACTGAATCTAATGGGTAGCCCCAAGGCAATGCAAGGCCCCAATGAGATTTGAACTCATGACCCCTGGTTTACAAGACCAGTGCTCTAACCCCTGAGCTATGGAGCCTATGAGCGGCAAAGCTATGACAGCTTGGGGGGGCAAAATGTGGTTAGAGTAAACTTTTAACTCTCAACAAAATCTGTCTAAGCCACAGAGGTCAGCCACCAGAATTGATTACATTTAATTGGTGCTTCTCAAAAGATGTCTTCAATGTACTACAAGGAGCTTTTAACTGGTAaagaaacagaattcatttaaCATTGATGTCTCTTTATGACCTataaaagcaaacaagaccatcagcaagAAGATTGGTTAGAAaattacaaactttttttttttttcttatctatttATTGCCTCTTTCAATCGttttctttcaaaacaaatgcacatacCCCCCAGATCAAGATCTTCACCTCAGGAGGCAACAGCTCCAATACCGCTTCTGTCCACATGCGCCACCGGAATCAACAACAAATGAAAGTTCCTTGTTGCCGCTATAAGTTGGCCATGATTCTCATTGAAAGTGTATGGGCAAAGATGTCAAACAGTGCCCCGATTGATCTTTACTGCACTGAAAAATGTGCACGTCCAAGTCCAAATCCCCACTGACGAGGCGCGCTGAAAAGAATCCTGTCAGGAACTGAGACTTCCTTCCCTTCATCCATCATGCTGCGTGCCTGGCATCCCTGCGCAGCTCAACACGCCCTCTACCCAGAACACAGGTCCAAGCCCTTGTCCAAAAGCGGAGTCATGATGAGAAGTATCAAAATGAGTTATTGCTGTCACTGTAAAGGAGAACCCCTGAGGACAGATGGCGGTCCTTGGATCATTGCACCCACATTAACCTTCCTGTGGAGGGATCAGGCGCAAGCTTACTTTCACAAGTGAGCTGGGTCATTGTTCTAAGAATACCTCCTCTGGTTTTTGGAGGGCACATAAAGAGGCTTGCGTTCAGTAGCTCCTGTCACAGAAAGATCCTTCTGGGCCCTGGCAGATAGATAGAAAAGGAATGAAGCCGTCAAAAGAAACGACAGACGGGCTCTTGGCGGTGATGGTAATGTGATCCTCTGGGTGCTCTGTAACTCACACCTGAGGGAAAGGTTAGCACACAGCTGAACTCCATCCATTTGATTACCGTGACGGAGGCAGAGGTAATTAAGTTAATACAGTTTAATTATGTTGAGTAGGAATCAATGAATGTTTCATTGTTATTCGTGGTTACTGGCAGCACAATGCGGCGTGAGATAGCCGTATCACCATCAAGTGTTGCCTGTTGGCAATTTGGATGTGATTCTGGAAATGAACACTTCCACAGCCGCCATGCAGATAGCCAAAAGTCACTGGAGAGGAGCTGACGATCTGTTGGATAATTCATCCGGAAAACACATTGATGTTGTTCACTGATTAGAGGATTCTTGtaatgttaaaggggcactatgtagttctcAGAGAAGGAATTTAAACTGAGAATTTTAATGGGAACAATGATATAAAATTCAGACGAATTACCCCAATCAGTTTTACCGGCTTGAAGATTTTGGAGGGTCAGGGTTTAATTAGGTTATGCCTTTTAAACATATGATTTCAGAACACTTGTAATACAACAGATAATTGTCTCAATGTAGGAAAATCATCTGGTAATCTGTTAGTATACCTGTGCAGTGTGTCAAattgtcattttcttttctttccttttttttaaacgtaCTGAATCTTACGGTACATGAGCCAGAGATCTCCACTTCAGTAGCTCTTACACACACAGAtctttccagttttattcctcTCTGTATtctgaagggtttttttttacagaggggTTGTTCATCCATCATTCAAAGCCTGATTTCATACCGGCCGGGTGGTGTGTTAACACATACAAACAACCACCGAAGATACAGTTAGGAAATAATAATGTGTCCGTTTAGTTTACAGAGATTTTCATGACcctggttgtttgttttttttggtaaatGGTGCCATGATTGATAATGTCTCCTTTGAGTTAACTACAAATACACTGCATCGATCCATCAGGTCAGAATAAATGAATCTGAGGTGTCATTTACAGAGTGTCTCTTCAATCTGCTTTCAACCGTATGAAAGCTTGTGGCACTCCTCTTAAAACAGAGCATATCTGGATAAAGAAAAAGGTGAGAGCTTCTGTGTGTTGCAGAAGGAATCTATTCACAAGTCAACACAGACCGGTGAATGAAGAGAAGAATCGCAGTGggacagtttgtgtttgagctCTGGGAGGGAATCTGTTAAAGATAAAatgttgctgcttttgtttccGGGCCAACAGTGTTGGACTGAGGCTGTCTGAGGGGCAGGGCTGAAGTAAAATCTAAAGGTCATCACCTTCATGTGATAGAGGACCAGTACGCAGAGAGTCCTGGTTTAAATATGGTGAGACATTTCCAAACCCTGATTACAATTGAACCTGTAAATTAATTATATCTCCTACACCCCTCAGACAGTGTTGAAAGATAAGAACTACAATTATGTCTACCCACAGTCCCCATCCTCAAGCACTGAATCAGCCAATAGCAGGCCTCAGCAGTAGACGTGTCAGGGCTGCATTACATCGTCACAGTTTCATTCACCCCTTGTCAGGATTAAGAGCACCTGCCACTCATCGTGTCTGACATGACTGACATAAATTATTGTAACATGCAAGAAAAAATCTCAATGATTACTTTAATTGtgcattatcaattaatcaatcaattattatgattattattactatcaAAATATAATTCATTCATATAAAAGCAGAGGTGTTTAACTTATGTGGACTGTAAAATATATCCTTTTTGGTTCattatatatgtaaaaaaaatgttgctgtagcttgcagaaaacaaccaaaacataAACTCCAACAACAAAagtacaacacaacacaatgaagACTTGACACAAAGTTCTTACTCACCTTTGTGCGGTGAAACCTTCCAAAGAAAAATACTCCACAGTACAACAGCGTTAGATTGACAATCTCTTAACTATTAAACAAGTCCTGCTCAGGTGGAGAGAACCTGCCCCGCCCACTCGCACACAATGGTTGACAGATATTATGTTCCGCCTAAAGCTTGAGAAAATAAGTTACTCACTTCAACATTCAAATGGAAGGTTCCAGgaagcgtttttttttaaatacactccCGGCTTTGCAAATGCTTGATCATTAAGCACACTTTAATTGCATTACACTCTCTTCATTCACATATTGAAGTTCATTTATGTGACAGGCTGATACTAATGTGTATATGTTCACTGGCAGCAACTGGGGAgggattatttttgttaaattgaCACTCTTATTTATGGACCCTAGAGGgacaaagtgtaaaaacaaaaatggtgaGTAGGAGATACTTCCTCAAGCTCACAAGAAACAGAAGTAAACCTAGAAAAAGATTTTGGTTATTgtagtttcttttatttttattggttTGGCTTATTGAAAGGACAGCTTAGAGAAAGGTAAGACACACAGCAAAGAGCCTGACACATCAACAACTTGGGGCTACTGTAAAGTCCGTGCATAGCATGTATGCTCAGTCAGCTGAGGATAACAGGTAGCCTCAGAGGGTGTCAAGGCCCCAGTGAGATTTGAACTCACGACCCCTGGTTTACAAGACCAGTGCTCTAACCCCTGAGCTATGGAGCCTCTGATTTATTCAaattttctaattttttttatcgCAAATGCAGCAGAAACTTTGGCCAGTTAGAGGTAAGAAGATATATACAGGATGACTTAGTTCTAGATGATGTAGGCCGGcaaaatttaacttttttttattcactgaaGAATTTCTTCTTCACTGAAAAGTAGGCGAACCGGAGCACCCGGCGAAAACCTAAATAAGCTCAGGGCAAAAACCTCTATATAGCAAAAATGCAGCGGAAGCCTTGGACCAGAATCAGGAACTGGTACCCAGCCCGAGCTCTCTAAGAAGACGAGGAACAACTCCCCATGAACCTCAGAGTAATCCTGAAAGGACACGGGAAGAAACCTTGGGAAAGGCAATTCAAAGAGAGATCCCCTCTCCTCGGATGGCTGGGAGTGTTTTGTGCATTGGTGCTATCTGAGTCGTGCTGATGTTCTCATTTGTAACGCAGCCTGAActaatgtaactttttttttaattcattgaaGAATTTCTTCTTCACTGAAAAGTAGGCGAACCGGAGCACCCGGCGAAAACCTAAAGAAGCTCAGGGCGAAAACCCAGATAGCAAAAACGCCGCAGAAACTTTAGCCAGTTCCTGTTTTTTGACTGTACTCAGTGTCGCTTAAATAACGCCTTGAATCTTTGCCATGCAGAACGTTTTTTCGGCTTGTTCATTTGCTGCTTTAGGATGCTGATGGTCTTTGTCAGAAGATTCATTCTTGTCTCCAGGGTTTCCTCCATACCCTCAACGGTGTGTTGGATGTATCTGAGGGACTGCTTGAGATTGGCCCTCTTCTCCTGCCACTCCAGCTGACGACGCTCCAACTCCCTCTGTGTCCGGGCGAGTGCAGCCTTCAGAACATTGTTTTCCTCACGAAGTTTCCTCTGAAGCTCGGCGATGCAATCATACTTGTACAGTGGAGTTACTGATTCATTGTTCTCTTTCTTGAGCTTGGTGGTCTGCTCCGTCTCACTGGTAACCGTACCTGTATGAAGTGACTCAGGGTTGCAGCACTGTTGGTCTGGTGTCCaaagctttttgttttggaCTGGGTCCCTTTTAAAATCAGCGTCCTCAAATCCCCCTGAGTAATGTATCTCACAGTTGCAGTATTGTGGTGCAGGGTTTGGACCCGCTGGCTGCTGGTGTACAGGTGTTTCACCTTTATATTTCCTAAGAGATTGGGACACAGCAACATACTGCTGATGTTCTGCaatctgttgttgttgccttTTATACACAGCAAGCTTGTGGTTCCTGCGGAGTACAGTAATCCTTAAGTCTTCCGTGTCTCTATTCATGGCTGTTTCTCGCTCAGTAGTGGGAACTTGATGAATTATTAAGGCTCTGTCGATccgtctgtgtctcctcttcacAGTAATCTGCATGAAATTGTTGGGACTATAAAGCTTCTATAAACTTTCCTTTGAGTGATCGACCAATATTCTAGAATTTGTCCTTTGGAGAATCAAAGGAAATATTCTAGAATGTTTCCGAagagaaataacagaaaatgccATTACCATGGCAACCACGTGGAAACACTCTTGCTTCAAGATGGCcccttgaatgaatgaatgaatgaatagttttatttcagttataatataaaatacttaaattatGTGCAATCAACTGACAAAATATTACAATACATACTTCCActaaacattttctcacaacacaattttaaacaaactttgtAACCGAAAAAGGAATAGGCTGAAGCCGAGGCTTATTTTTGCCTATGCTGTTGGACATTCACAATAAACCAACTCAGTGAATCAGTGAATCAGCTACATGATTTGCATTGTGCAGATACGTAAAACTGGCTAActtgtttgtgttgtcattttcagccaTAACAGAAACAAGTAAAGGTATACAGTAAAACACTTTGGCCCAATCTTTCTGACATTTCGCTGGCTGACCTTTCTGTGCTTATTCAATTAACTTGAGTGACTAGttattttcagattattttttcataCCCTTCTGCGGAGTGAAAACCACGTATGTGCCAATGTGTTGATTTTGATGATTGTGATCAAATGAaggttgaactgttcctttatgtGCTGCAAAGATCCTTCTCCTTGAAATAATAAACCCTTCATAAAATCCTCAGGGATTAGCTGGAAACCGCCATGAAAAGTTGACTTTAAGGAGATATGTGGTTCTCACAGGACAGTTGCAAaacatgatgatgttttagATTAACAGTGGGTCTTTATACAATAGTTGAAATGAGGTAAAACTTAGACATCAACATCAGACAGAGGAAACATACACActaattcattgtttttctgGAATTTATTTAAGTTAAGTTGTTAAGTTATTCCtgcttccgtacgttttttggctcgcttctcctcctacaaatcttgaGCTACAGAAAGCATTTAACTATCAAAATGTGATGTGAAAGATTTTTAAGATGACTTGTAATTTTGGCTCTTTTATCTATCaaaaaagtgaaaatgccaAATGTGGCTCATAGGCAGCCCCAAAGTGTGTCAAGGACCCTACATTCTACAACTTATCCCAACTTATAACCATTTTAACAACTGACAATTTTACAACTTATTTAAATGTTCTCAATTTTTTATTGGAATATTACTTAATGGGGGTGTTATTTCTGTTGCTGTTGGCGTTTCAATAAGCCTTGGACCAGAATCAGGAACTGGTACCCAGCCCGAGCTCTCTAAGAAGACGAGGAAAAACTCCCCATGAACCTCAGAGTAATCCTGAAAGGACACGGGAAGAAACCTCGGGAAAGGCAATTCAAAGAGAGATCCCCTCTCCTCGGATAGCTGGGAGTGTTTGTGCATTGGTGCTATCTGAGTCGTGCTGAAGTTCTCATTTGTTGCGCAGCCTGAActaatgtaacttttttttcaattcattgAAGAATTTCTTCTTCACTGAAAAGTAGGCGAACCGGAGCACCCGGCGAAAACCTAAATAAGCTCAGGGCAAAAACCGCTAGATAGCAAAAATGCAGCGGAAGCCTTGGACCAGAATCAGGAACTGGTACCCAGTCCGAGCTCTCTAAGAAGACGAGGAAAAACTCCCCATGAACCTCAGAGTAACCCTGAAAGGACACGGGAAGAAACCTCGGGAAAGGCAATTCAAAGAGAGATCCCCTCTCCTCGGATGGCTGGGAGTGTTTCAGCATTGGTGCTATCTGAGTCGTGCTGATGTTCTCATTTGTTACGCAGCCTGAActaatgtaacttttttttcaattcattgAAGAATTTCTTCTTCACTGAAAAGTAGGCGAACCGGAGCACCCGGCGAAAACCTAAATAAGCTCAGGGCGAAAACCGCTAGATAGCAAAAATGCAGCGGAAACTTTGGCCAGTTCCTGTTTTTTGACTGTACTCAGTGTCGCTTAAATAACGCCTTGAATCTTTGCCATGCAGAACGTTTTTTCGGCTTGTTCATTTGCTGCGTTAGGATGCTGATCGTGTCTACCAGATGATTCATTCTTGCCTCCATAGTTTTCTCCTTGTCCTCCATGGTGTGTTGGATGTCATCGAGGGACTGCTTGAGATTGGccctctcctcctgccactCATGCTGACGACGATCCAACTCACTCTGTGTCTGGGCAAGTGCAGCCTTCAGAACGTTGCTTTCTTCGTTCATCTGGGCCACAGACTTGTCGAGGTCCTTCCGGCTCTCTTTTTGCTGCTGAAGAGCCTCCACAAGCTGCTGTACTTTGGAGAGCGCTTGAGTTTCAGTCACCTTCTTCTCTGACAGCTGAAACTCCAGATCCAGGATGGTGATGTTCTTCTCCATCTCAACCCGGTCATGGACACGATCGTTTCTTGTGAGTGTTTCCTTTAATGCCTGCATCTGAGTTTTTAAAGCCTCATTCTCACTCTTAAACGTGGCGATCCACACTGCCTCCCTCTCCTGCCACTGCAGCTGATGACTCTCCAACTCACTTTTTGTCCGGGCGAGTGCTGCCTTCAACACTATGTCCTCCTCTTTCATCTGGGACATACATTTGTCGCGGGCATCCTGGCTCTCTTTTTGCTGCTGAAGAGCCTCCTCAAGCTGCTGCACTCTAGAGAGCGCTTCGGCTCCAGCTATTTCCTTCTCTAAAAGCTGAAACTCCAGGTCCTCGATGgtctccttcctctccatctCAGCTTCATCACGGTCAGCATTGTTTCTCCTGAGTGTTTCCTTTAACTCCTGCAACTGAGTCTCTAAAGCCTCATTCTTGCTGCGAAGCTCGGCGATGCTCTCTGCCTGTGTGAGTATGGCATATTGGGGGGAAGCCTCCACCCTAGCACAGTCCCCTGCCCGTGTTTTCTTAATTTCCTGCTTTGGGTTGCGGCACTGTTTGTCTGGCGTCCaaagctttttgttttggaCTGGGCCCCTTTTGAAATCAGCGTCCTCAACCCCCCCTGAGTAATGTATCGCAGAGTTGCGGTATTGTAGTGCAGGGCCTGGACCCGCTGGCTGTTGGTGTACAGGTGTTCCACTCTTCTTTTGAACACCTTTACCTTTCCTGCGAGATTGGGGCATAGTAACAGACTGCTGATGTTCTGCaatctgttgttgttgcctCTTATACACAGCATGCTTGTGGTTCCTGCGGAGTACAGTAATCCTTATGTCTTCCGTGTCTCtattcatgtttgtttctcGCTCAGTAGTATAGTGGGAACTTGATGATTTATTTTAGCTCTGTCGATccgtctgtgtctcctctcctcAATAGACTGTATGAAATTGTGTGGAGTTTTTAAGCTTCTATAATGTTTGCTGGATCAAAGCAAACATTCTAGAACATGTATTTTGGTGGATCACAGCCAATATTCTAGAATGTGTCCTTTGGTAGATCAAAGGAAGTATTCTAGAATGCTTCCAAATagatataacaaaaaataccaTTACCGTTACCATGGCAACCATGTGGTAACAATAAAAATCTCCTTCATCCTGATAGGGAATTTTTCAAATTTCGTTCTGCCGCAACTGCAGCATATGTTCAGTTAGAGAAACTGTTgaactatcaaaatgttcagcttttttttagctctttcagccttgtcctcttcagctttcagccttttcagctctttcaactatgcagccttaaaaaaataaatacaattacaatggaagtaaatgggaaaatcttcaaatcctcttcaaaaccaCAGACTTTCGGCAGTTGTCGGACGGCGCACGTTCATGTTTTTGGGGGAGTGTCTTTGGGGAGAGTCCTGAGTGCAGCGGGTGGGGTGCTGTTTTCCCAACTTACCGACCCCAGCATTAAGCTTAGAAAACGTAATTTAAAAGCCATCATCCTTCATGCTGTGACGATAGATGGGTCCCATTACTGTGCTGAAGAGTGTTTTTACAGTGCAGTGACTGTGTTGTCAAGATAATTTTTTTCACTCATACATTAAACAGGAATTTTGTCCTTTCAATATTTCACGGGATGATTCATTTAATTCAATGTAAACATTGCCTCTTACCCCCTCTGTATGAAGTAACACACTCGTTATATAACAGCGTGTTCCTGAGTATACATTGAAACAGTGCTGACTGTGGTTTACAGAACCTGAATCTCAACCCTTCAAGGTTGGCCCTGTGTTTACCATCCACTGTTGAAACCATATTGAGTGCTGTCTTTTTTAATGACTGCATTCATCAGTATAAGGTTTCAGTCATTTGAAATACAGCTCAACTGTGTTCCATGCAAGGTGTTTAATTGTCTGCTCTCCAAGTGCCCCTCTTGGTATTTTATTGAACTAATTTATTCTGAATGGAAACCCTAGAGGGTATAAAGCCATCTGTTTGACATTGCCAGCTGGACTCTGTCCGATAAGAGACATTTTTACAGCGAGGTTAAGCGTCAGGGTTTAAAAATACACAATGCAGTGAGGGGCTGGGTAAGTTGGACGGGGGTGCGCTACTGACTCCAAACGAAGGAGAAGCTACTGAATGCACGCTGATTAGGTCATAAATTATGATCTTCCATCTTGGTGTCCTAAACTAAAGACACAGTGTTCGTTGGAATCAATAATCCGCCAGAGTTGCGAGGAAGAGATGCTTTAGAACAGCTGAGATAACAGCCGAACACCTGACAGAAGATAGAGAGAAATTTGTGCAATACCAATGAATAAattattgccttttttttcctttttttttttttttactgcaaggTCAGCCCCGTTGCTCGGCTTCTCCAGGGAAACCTCCGCCAACACATAtgagctcacacacaaacacacgcacacacacacaggtgcagtcCCACACACTGGTCAATCACGGGCTCGGGCACATGCACCGCTGCTCTTCCCACGCGGAAATGCATCTGATGAGAGGATGCACGCACGGCTGTGGCCCACATGCATGCCACGTGCGCCCACGAACACGTACGCGCTTTTCTCCACTGTGCGGCTTCTTTCTCTCATTATAATGAGTAGAGCGTTACAGAGAGGGCACCTTTACAGTGAGCATCTTGACCTGTGCATGTGGGAAGCTGTTTAGctgtgggagaggaggaggtgcaagGGTTGAACAGGGCTCTCGACAAATACACTGAAATCACCGCGCAGAGTGATGTGAGTTTCAGATGcgaaaaagggaaacaaaaggGCTTTTCCCCCCCGCGTGGGCGTCTCACAATCTCGCCGGCTTAACACCGAGAAATCTCACAGATTTTGAAGGTGACACGTGGGGATAGGATGCCTCCACCTCGGCCGTGGGCTCCTGACAGTGCGTACAGCATGAACTCACATAAATATCCCCAAAATAAATCGGGAAGGGAGAGAGAATGATTAAACTTTTTAGGATTATTTATTGTGTGCTGAGCAGACACACCGGGAGTTATTTATTTGCCGACcatcaaaaacatttatgaGTCTGTTTCAGCAGTATGCTCTAAACAAGAAGCCATAAATCTACCGGTGTATCCTcgctcccctcccctcccctcctcgccCTCCCTCTGTCGAGCTGTCTCCACCTCGCTATCTCTCTTACCACCTCTCCTCGctctcatttctctttttttttttcgcagtgGCTCTCATCACCTGAGTTAGTGCCCGCTCTCATAAAGATTTGCCATCAATTTCAAATTCATCAGCCCCGATTGGATTTTTTGGGAGTTGGGttggtgggggtgggggggggagggagaaaaTGCACTGTTTGATTTGGTGTTTCCTCTCAAACTGCGAAGTGGGAACACATTTCAAAACTAATGTCCTTGATGCAGCAATTCTGGGAGAAGAAGTGGGATAGACTGTGGCCACAAGGCAAAAAAGGATTAATAAGAAGtgccacgttttttttttttctgggatgctgctggacTCCACGGACATGTTGGTACATTTGAAAGATAAGATTTCCTCTCCGATTAAAAATGTAACAGCGCTGCCTGTCTAAGCACAGTGTGACGCTCAGGAGTGGTTGTGGCAGTGTCGGTCTTTATTAAGTGCCTCTGCGTGTGCGTCCCCTGTCAGAAATCTGTTTTGTCTCCACAAGGTGGTGTCATGCTCATTAGCTAAATGTTGCAGCTCATTTTCACAGTCAGTCTCCCTCTCGCACACTCAAACTGCAGCTATCTTTTCCACATCTTCATCACAACCTGAGAGGAATGGAGCAGCATAAAGCAGGCCTgtgattaaaggggcactatgtctTGGGGATATACGTTCTAATTAAGAAATAATGCAAGATTCAATTTCAAAGTCCCGGCGCCTTGTGGAGGATTTACAGTTCAGCTATACAAATGATGAATACACGAGGTTCAGCTCCTCCTGCATGGCTTGTTTTTCCCTGAATTAACTGGTGATTTGTGATTGACAAGGATCCCCACAtcagattaaaggagcactgtgtagttttggcggaccctgccacctttctagcgtcaaacagtgttctggggaccttgttttcctccttattcagttatgaagaaaatacatttttctgattttgcATTATAGCCTCACTTATATTGTAAATACcataattctgagtttgaatttcttctccagagccacatagtgcccctttaagtctGAGTTATctaaaaaagaaagtcaagaAAGATGTGAGTTCAAAACTGTATGTGGACACTTGTGTGGTAGGAAGTGCCAAGTGTGACTGTTCAGAGCCGCTCACCGCAGAGAGTAGCTCAGTGAAGTGAGACGGGGAAGCCGACCGCTCATTACCACAGTTTGGAAGGTATCGGTCCGTGAAGCTGGTTGTCTTGACCCCGTCCATTGACCTTCAAAATAATGGCTGCAGTGGAGTGGAGACAgttcattacccacaatgcctgTCCATCCACAAGCTCACACATCCTCAATCACTAAATAAGGCCAAGAAAACAGGGCATCCCAGAGTGGCTCGAATCTCATCTCtatctcctctctgtcctttgttttattttttttttatccgctCAGCCTTCCAAACTAATCTCTGTCTTCCATCTCTCCCTGCTTCCCGATCATCACATAAACTCTCACTTGGTTTCTCTCCCCACACTCAGCTTGGTAAAATAAGCAGGAATCAACCACTTGTATGTTGATTTTTTAACTTGgcatttcctctctctctgcatacACAAACGATGAGCGATTACGCGATACAAGTATAAGTAAACCACTTTCGTCTCTGATGCCCTGGTGGTCAGATAGAGTAAACCCTCTGTGTCAGGGTTAACAAGCTTTGTCTGGGCCAAGCAGTGGAGTTAACCATGACTCATGATCCGCTCACTGACCCACAAAGAGGGTTTGTACGATGCACTATCAGCTCTGACCATCCTACATATATGTGACCATCTAAAACTCTGTCAAAGCTTCAGAAACCAATGGCTCCAAAATCTATGTTTACTTTTAGAAGCAGCAAACAACATGTAAGCTATTTCCTCAGGGATGCATATATATGCTTATATGTATAAGTGCTGCACCGGTTCTCAATTGTTTTCTACGGGTAGTGTAGCTTTACACATCCCTCCCTGAAAACCAAACAGAGATGAGCTGATGCTACTAAATATTTAGACGTATTAAATGTCAGTTTTTGCTCAGTGAAATTTGATCAATTCCTTTACAGAATAATAAGATCCTCTctgtaaccagaaacacaagtcttgcTCGAGGAGAAGTCTCGCTAACAGCTAACCCTGAAGTCTCTTGAGAGGTGAGACACTTTCAGTAACGACCTCAGTCGGAGGCTAAAATGAGCACGTTTAGTTAATTTGATGGTcgcagttgccccaaaggattatgtTGGCGCCATTGCAGCCATGTTAACACTGCCAGCTGAATCGAACTACCGGTctgattccaaaacttttggtgagtatgaatcatttacataCCGAATCATGTAGATACAAGGATCAGGTGTTGAAATACCAGAATTCTGATTCAACAAAAGGACTGGCAGTTTAGCTCAATGCATTGCAACTAATTCACACATTACTTACCGGTAAGTATATCTATCTGTATATCTGACACTTAAACTCCTAACTATGGTTTGTTTGCTCTGCTGGTTATCTCGGACTTGAACGTAACTTATCTGTTGCTGACTCTATAAGCCGCGGTAGAGGAGAGGG
Coding sequences:
- the LOC115569694 gene encoding early endosome antigen 1-like, with the protein product MNRDTEDIRITVLRRNHKHAVYKRQQQQIAEHQQSVTMPQSRRKGKGVQKKSGTPVHQQPAGPGPALQYRNSAIHYSGGVEDADFKRGPVQNKKLWTPDKQCRNPKQEIKKTRAGDCARVEASPQYAILTQAESIAELRSKNEALETQLQELKETLRRNNADRDEAEMERKETIEDLEFQLLEKEIAGAEALSRVQQLEEALQQQKESQDARDKCMSQMKEEDIVLKAALARTKSELESHQLQWQEREAVWIATFKSENEALKTQMQALKETLTRNDRVHDRVEMEKNITILDLEFQLSEKKVTETQALSKVQQLVEALQQQKESRKDLDKSVAQMNEESNVLKAALAQTQSELDRRQHEWQEERANLKQSLDDIQHTMEDKEKTMEARMNHLVDTISILTQQMNKPKKRSAWQRFKALFKRH